The Moorella glycerini genomic interval CAACAACTATTTCATGATCTTTTTCTTCTGGGAACTGGTAGGACTTTGTTCTTACCTTCTTATTGGCTTCTATTACCATAAACACGCGGCGGCCCGGGCCGGGTTAAAGGCTTTTGTGACCAACCGGGTGGCCGACTTCGGTTTTATGCTGGGCTTTTTCTTCCTCTTTGCCATGTTTGGGACCTTTAATTTCCGGGAGCTGGCCGAAGCCATTCCCGGCTATCAAAATACCGGCTTTTTAGCCCTGGCGGCAGCCCTGGTATTTATCGGCCCCATCGGCAAGTCGGCCCAGTTTCCCCTCCATGTCTGGCTGCCTGATGCCATGGAAGGCCCCACGCCGGTGAGCGCCCTGATCCATGCCGCGACCATGGTGGCTGCCGGTGTCTATTTACTGGCGCGGGCCTATGTCCTCTTTGCCAGCCTGCCCGGCATCATGCTGCTGGTGGCCTATGTGGGCGGCTTTACGGCTTTATTTTCGGCCACCATTGCCGTTGCCCAGCGGGACATCAAGCGGATACTCGCCTACTCGACCATGAGCCAGCTGGGTTACATGGTCATGGCCATGGGCGTAGGCAGCATGACGGCCGGCATGTTCCACCTTATGACTCATGCCTTCTTTAAAGCCCTCCTCTTCCTGGGAGCCGGCAGTGTGATCCATGCCCTGGAAGAACAGGACATTTTCCGCATGGGTGGCTTATACAAGGATATGAAGATTACCGCCGGTACCTTTATCATTGCTGCTTTAGCCCTGGCCGGGCTCCCGCCCCTGGCCGGATTCTGGAGCAAGGATGAAATCCTGGCCGCAGCCTTTGACCATGGTTTTATCGGGCTTTATATCCTGGGTACCCTGGTAGCCTTCCTGACAGCCTTTTATATGTTCCGCCTGATCTTCGTGGCCTTTTTTGGCGACCGGCGCGCCGGCCTCCACGGCCATGAGTCGCCTTTAACCATGACCATACCTTTGCTTATCCTGGCCGTACTTTCGGTGGTGGCGGGTTTCGTGGGGACTCCCTTTGCCGGCCACGGCTTCAGTACCTTTGTCTATTATGGCGAGCCCCACCATGTGGAACCCAACTACGCCGTGATGCTTGTTTCAGTAATTGTTGCCCTGGCTGGTATCGGCCTGGCCTGGCTCTTCTATGGCCGTCCCAGCGACGTGCCGGAAAAGCTGGCGACCCGCTACCGCAGCATCTATGCGTTATTAGTGAACAAGTTTTATATCGACGAAATCTATATGTGGCTTTTCCGCCG includes:
- the nuoL gene encoding NADH-quinone oxidoreductase subunit L, producing the protein MIKYAWLIPVFPTVAFPIIIFLTRKVRLLSALVAIAAISASFVMAVGVLREVFLLGVTMEKPVEYAVPWLQIPGLLKIEAGILIDPLSAVMLLVVTLVALLVEIYSVGYMHGDPGFSSFFSYLSLFSASMLGLVLANNYFMIFFFWELVGLCSYLLIGFYYHKHAAARAGLKAFVTNRVADFGFMLGFFFLFAMFGTFNFRELAEAIPGYQNTGFLALAAALVFIGPIGKSAQFPLHVWLPDAMEGPTPVSALIHAATMVAAGVYLLARAYVLFASLPGIMLLVAYVGGFTALFSATIAVAQRDIKRILAYSTMSQLGYMVMAMGVGSMTAGMFHLMTHAFFKALLFLGAGSVIHALEEQDIFRMGGLYKDMKITAGTFIIAALALAGLPPLAGFWSKDEILAAAFDHGFIGLYILGTLVAFLTAFYMFRLIFVAFFGDRRAGLHGHESPLTMTIPLLILAVLSVVAGFVGTPFAGHGFSTFVYYGEPHHVEPNYAVMLVSVIVALAGIGLAWLFYGRPSDVPEKLATRYRSIYALLVNKFYIDEIYMWLFRRVVLGLSEAFNWHDRHVVDGIFDGVGDMTRIAGRKLRLLQTGNLQTYALVIFTAVMIIALWMAAPVLGGVIQ